A genomic segment from Halobacteriovorax sp. DA5 encodes:
- a CDS encoding type III polyketide synthase, which produces MTRIVHMETYKPDYTYKTEEIIEAAQRLWLKNVDEMTKRKALKIFKGSKIDQRSAVVDLETVFSDLSFEEKNNIYKGKMVEYGKRLLKQTFEKSNIDPSEVDYIITTSCTGFMIPSVDAYLVNEFGLRKDVVRLPVTEMGCAGGTSALIYADEFLKANPDKTALVLTMEIPSITFQLNDLDAANLVSTAIFSDGFACAVLKGGEGKGAHIIDTDMYNFSHGEYLMGFELINSGLKIVLDKDVPSAIEGNFENIFLPFLERNGLKIEDIDNYMFHPGGKKIIQMVEDYIGDYDKDISESKWVLENCGNMSSATILHIFDKVTRERVIESGQRGYMLAFGPGFMAQSILLEWRS; this is translated from the coding sequence ATGACTCGTATTGTTCACATGGAAACTTATAAACCAGATTACACTTACAAAACAGAAGAGATCATTGAAGCTGCCCAACGCCTGTGGCTGAAGAATGTTGATGAAATGACAAAACGTAAGGCCCTGAAAATATTTAAGGGCTCCAAAATAGATCAGCGTAGTGCGGTTGTCGATCTTGAGACTGTATTTTCAGACTTAAGTTTTGAAGAGAAGAATAATATCTACAAGGGCAAAATGGTTGAGTACGGTAAGAGGTTACTAAAGCAAACGTTTGAAAAGTCTAATATCGACCCAAGTGAAGTTGACTATATCATCACAACTAGTTGTACAGGTTTTATGATTCCTTCAGTTGATGCTTATCTCGTCAATGAATTTGGTTTACGAAAAGATGTCGTTCGTTTGCCAGTAACAGAGATGGGATGCGCAGGAGGAACGTCGGCATTAATTTATGCAGATGAATTCTTAAAGGCCAATCCTGATAAAACAGCACTTGTTTTAACAATGGAAATACCAAGTATCACTTTCCAACTTAATGATCTTGATGCTGCCAATCTTGTTTCAACAGCAATTTTCTCTGACGGTTTTGCTTGTGCTGTTTTAAAAGGTGGCGAAGGTAAAGGTGCTCATATTATCGATACAGATATGTATAACTTTTCTCATGGTGAATACCTGATGGGATTTGAGCTAATTAACTCAGGACTTAAAATTGTTTTAGATAAAGATGTACCAAGTGCAATTGAAGGAAATTTTGAAAATATTTTCTTACCGTTTTTAGAGCGCAATGGCCTAAAGATTGAAGATATAGATAATTATATGTTTCACCCAGGAGGTAAGAAGATCATTCAAATGGTTGAAGACTATATTGGTGATTATGACAAAGATATTTCAGAGTCTAAGTGGGTTCTTGAGAATTGTGGGAATATGTCATCTGCGACAATTCTTCATATCTTTGACAAGGTTACAAGAGAAAGAGTTATTGAAAGTGGGCAGCGTGGTTATATGCTAGCATTCGGCCCTGGCTTTATGGCCCAAAGTATTCTTTTAGAGTGGAGGTCATAA
- a CDS encoding LuxR C-terminal-related transcriptional regulator codes for MLNKRERLITGLLFLFISLFLIYDIYEDISDGSTYEHVIEEGIIMFIGLIGTGVLWFKWLFTKKENLRINSDVTKLKSDLESYKRKTQDLSRGLSEKINDQLNEWALTKSEKDISLLLLKGLTIKEIADIRSTSEKTIKQHCTNIYSKSNLSGRSELSAFFLEDILVIDRL; via the coding sequence ATGCTTAATAAACGTGAACGCCTAATTACTGGATTACTCTTCCTCTTTATCTCTCTTTTTCTTATTTATGATATTTATGAGGACATCAGTGATGGCTCGACATATGAGCACGTTATCGAAGAAGGCATCATAATGTTCATAGGTCTCATCGGAACTGGTGTTCTATGGTTCAAGTGGCTATTTACAAAAAAAGAAAACTTAAGAATTAATTCAGACGTTACAAAGTTAAAATCTGACCTAGAAAGTTATAAACGAAAAACTCAAGATCTTTCACGCGGTCTCTCTGAAAAAATTAATGATCAATTAAATGAATGGGCATTAACAAAATCAGAGAAAGACATCTCACTTTTATTGTTAAAAGGCCTAACAATAAAAGAGATTGCTGATATTAGATCCACATCAGAGAAAACAATTAAGCAACACTGCACTAATATCTATAGTAAATCAAACCTCAGTGGACGTAGTGAATTATCGGCATTCTTTTTAGAGGATATTTTAGTCATTGATAGGTTATAA
- a CDS encoding Hsp20/alpha crystallin family protein, with translation MIRRSIVPRKNSVFNSDFFGSANFDNEFRDIISGLEDIWQGRGNGNSNAFGEMKETESAYLLSIDMPGVKKEDLNIQVDDGLVTIEAERKTLFEDGGGETRRISRSLTVPHFINRSEVQAQLQDGILYLALPKSAEKKAHKIEVSDATENFVKLFADEKEKSSH, from the coding sequence ATGATTAGACGTTCGATTGTCCCACGAAAAAACTCAGTATTTAATTCTGATTTCTTCGGTAGTGCTAATTTTGACAATGAGTTTAGAGATATCATCTCTGGCCTTGAAGATATTTGGCAAGGTCGAGGAAATGGAAATTCTAATGCCTTTGGAGAGATGAAGGAAACTGAAAGTGCTTACTTACTCAGCATTGATATGCCTGGTGTAAAAAAAGAAGACCTGAATATTCAAGTCGATGATGGCCTAGTTACTATTGAAGCCGAACGTAAGACACTATTCGAAGATGGTGGTGGAGAGACTCGTCGTATTTCGCGCAGTTTAACTGTACCTCATTTCATTAATCGAAGTGAAGTTCAGGCGCAACTTCAAGACGGAATTCTTTATCTCGCTCTACCAAAAAGTGCTGAGAAAAAGGCGCATAAAATTGAAGTTTCCGATGCGACAGAAAATTTTGTTAAGCTATTTGCTGATGAAAAAGAGAAATCATCTCATTAA
- a CDS encoding NAD(P)H-binding protein — MKIAIAGANGFIGRNLIQKIKNKHLVRALGRSEVYSDDKVEFSKTDLFSYHSTKEALKDIDIAIYLVHSMLPSSRLFQGSFRDTDLLLADNFAKACLHNNVKHIIYLGGLVPTGESSEHLKSRLEVEEVFKSTGIPYTLLRAGMIVGDGGSSFEILKNLVINLPAMILPKWTKSRTQVVFIDDLLRVITQLIGDDRFYNRIINIVNGEDVTYEQLIRKTSKRFRKFCPMIPVPINYLKLSKWWVSVFGESEIELVSPLVDSLKCHLPKVEIDSDIDNLIKIRTYDQMLDLVRIEKTKRKPRVARRKEERTVRSIQRLDNPSHLEMKELASTYIKWLPRFIRFIIYVHEDRGNITFNIICIRAPLLTLKYIENKSNLRRAKFHIIGGLLSASTNTGWLEFRSVANGKFTLVSINDFRPSLPWYIYCYTQAPIHLIVMKSFSSHLKHLKIS, encoded by the coding sequence ATGAAAATAGCAATTGCCGGGGCCAATGGATTTATTGGTAGGAATCTCATTCAAAAGATTAAAAATAAGCATCTCGTAAGGGCCTTAGGCCGTAGTGAAGTTTATTCTGATGATAAAGTTGAATTCTCTAAGACGGATCTATTCTCTTATCATAGTACAAAAGAAGCTTTAAAAGATATCGATATCGCCATTTATCTCGTTCATTCAATGCTGCCTTCTTCAAGGTTATTTCAAGGAAGCTTTCGAGATACAGATCTGCTCTTGGCAGATAATTTTGCAAAGGCATGCCTACATAATAATGTGAAACATATTATCTATCTCGGTGGTTTAGTACCTACGGGTGAGAGTAGTGAACATCTTAAAAGTCGTCTTGAAGTTGAAGAAGTTTTCAAGTCGACAGGAATTCCCTATACGCTCTTACGAGCAGGTATGATCGTTGGCGATGGTGGCTCATCATTTGAAATTCTAAAAAATCTTGTGATTAATTTACCTGCTATGATTTTACCAAAGTGGACTAAGAGTCGCACCCAAGTGGTATTTATCGATGACTTATTAAGAGTTATCACTCAGCTTATTGGCGATGACAGATTTTATAATCGTATTATAAATATTGTTAATGGTGAAGATGTAACCTATGAACAATTAATTCGAAAAACTTCAAAGCGTTTCAGAAAATTCTGTCCAATGATTCCTGTACCGATTAATTACTTAAAATTATCTAAGTGGTGGGTTAGTGTTTTTGGTGAATCAGAAATTGAATTAGTTTCTCCATTGGTTGATAGTTTAAAATGTCATCTACCTAAAGTTGAAATTGACAGTGACATCGATAATTTAATAAAGATTCGAACATATGATCAAATGCTTGATCTAGTAAGAATTGAAAAGACAAAGAGAAAACCTCGTGTAGCACGACGTAAAGAAGAGAGGACTGTTCGTTCAATTCAACGTCTTGATAATCCTAGTCACCTTGAAATGAAAGAGTTAGCAAGTACCTATATAAAGTGGCTTCCGCGTTTTATTAGATTCATTATCTATGTTCACGAAGATAGGGGAAATATTACTTTTAATATTATTTGCATTAGGGCCCCATTGTTAACACTTAAATACATTGAGAATAAATCTAATTTAAGAAGGGCCAAGTTTCATATTATTGGGGGATTGTTAAGTGCATCTACTAATACAGGATGGCTTGAATTTAGAAGTGTGGCCAATGGTAAGTTTACGCTTGTCTCAATCAATGATTTCCGACCGTCTCTTCCTTGGTATATTTATTGTTACACACAAGCTCCTATTCATCTTATTGTTATGAAGTCCTTTAGTTCTCATTTGAAGCATTTAAAAATATCTTAA
- a CDS encoding DUF4442 domain-containing protein gives MSFWQKIPPEKAIKLLNYWPPYLGAGIKVLSINDERTKISVQMKQTFLNTNYVGVHFGGSLYSMCDPFYMLLLSFHLGKDHIIWDKAAEIEFLSPGKDIVKAEFEIKMEEVNRIKQEASEARKVLPVFETFIYDKDNKKVARVKKTLYVRRKRND, from the coding sequence ATGAGTTTTTGGCAAAAAATACCTCCAGAAAAGGCCATTAAATTATTAAATTACTGGCCTCCTTACCTTGGTGCAGGAATTAAAGTTCTATCAATCAACGATGAACGCACGAAGATCAGTGTTCAAATGAAACAAACATTTCTTAATACTAATTATGTTGGAGTTCACTTCGGCGGAAGCTTATACTCTATGTGTGATCCATTCTATATGCTCTTACTAAGTTTTCACCTTGGTAAAGATCATATTATTTGGGATAAAGCTGCTGAAATCGAATTCTTAAGTCCAGGCAAAGATATCGTCAAGGCCGAGTTCGAGATAAAGATGGAAGAAGTGAACAGGATTAAGCAAGAGGCAAGCGAAGCCAGAAAGGTTCTTCCTGTTTTTGAAACTTTTATTTACGACAAAGATAATAAGAAAGTGGCCAGAGTAAAGAAAACACTCTACGTACGACGAAAGAGAAATGATTGA
- a CDS encoding sensor histidine kinase KdpD, which translates to METLINSFGEFKSRVEERNYLQTSWPKDRTYTLLSYLVCCILLLFAGILADYQRIYTFGSANILTFFRALLVVYGLGFFIAFRKSDYNDKIEVHLFFIKLASVVIVALMTFMIMGTSTTLLAGIMIMTTSFYVMLPGRLNGIIINCVILFALFVIVPILNESVELNKHFYKIFILLSLNIVLFAFRSMFNRAWRLFYISNRRLEELNKTKDDVISTIAHDLKSPLQVILSSASLVSKRNEELSVERIKLYQDRIIKSAKKTDALLKDLLAWALTSNESLGYSPKELNIKDTITSAVEFAYELAQTKDLVIEVDLEDYIFDHDSNMIETCVRNIISNAIKFSPEGKRIVVKGAVKDGYAIEICDEGEGVPDIVIDGIQSGQTFHVKTGTKGEKGTGVGLKLVHSFLKKHGAALFIENMPNSGSRVTLKFPMI; encoded by the coding sequence TTGGAAACCCTAATCAATTCCTTTGGGGAATTTAAGTCTCGTGTTGAAGAGAGAAATTATCTTCAAACGTCTTGGCCCAAGGATAGAACATACACGTTATTGTCGTATTTAGTTTGCTGTATTCTGCTGTTATTTGCAGGAATTCTTGCGGACTATCAACGTATCTATACTTTTGGATCAGCAAATATTCTCACATTCTTTAGGGCCTTACTTGTTGTATACGGATTAGGGTTCTTCATCGCTTTTAGAAAGAGTGATTATAATGACAAAATTGAAGTACACTTATTCTTTATAAAATTAGCTTCTGTAGTGATTGTCGCTTTAATGACTTTTATGATTATGGGGACAAGTACCACACTTCTTGCTGGTATTATGATTATGACAACCTCTTTCTATGTTATGCTACCGGGAAGATTAAATGGTATTATTATTAATTGTGTAATTCTCTTTGCTTTATTTGTCATCGTACCTATTTTAAATGAATCAGTTGAATTAAATAAACATTTCTACAAAATCTTTATTCTTCTTTCTCTTAATATCGTTCTCTTCGCATTTCGCTCTATGTTTAATAGAGCTTGGAGATTATTTTATATTTCGAATCGTCGTCTTGAAGAACTTAATAAAACAAAAGATGATGTAATCTCAACAATTGCTCATGATTTAAAAAGTCCATTACAAGTAATTCTTTCTTCAGCATCTCTTGTTTCTAAAAGAAATGAAGAGTTATCTGTTGAGAGAATTAAGCTCTATCAAGATCGTATTATTAAGTCGGCCAAAAAGACAGATGCGCTACTTAAAGATTTACTGGCATGGGCACTCACAAGTAATGAGAGTCTGGGATATAGTCCGAAAGAGTTAAATATAAAAGATACAATTACAAGTGCTGTCGAATTTGCTTATGAATTGGCCCAGACCAAGGATCTTGTAATCGAGGTTGATTTAGAGGATTATATCTTTGATCACGATAGTAATATGATTGAAACTTGTGTGCGCAATATTATCTCAAATGCAATTAAGTTCTCTCCTGAGGGAAAGAGGATTGTTGTTAAGGGTGCAGTTAAAGATGGTTATGCTATCGAGATTTGTGACGAAGGAGAAGGGGTTCCTGATATTGTTATTGATGGAATTCAAAGTGGCCAAACATTTCATGTAAAGACTGGAACAAAAGGTGAGAAAGGTACAGGCGTAGGTTTAAAACTTGTTCATTCTTTTCTTAAAAAGCATGGCGCAGCTCTCTTTATCGAAAATATGCCAAATAGTGGCTCACGCGTGACTTTAAAATTTCCAATGATATAA
- a CDS encoding OsmC family protein — MSIYSTNTHGERNDGRMKISSKGKQNLEATAPPEFKGPEGEWSPEDLFSASISSCYLLSFKALAQARKMDWDTLDVKADAKLERKDGKLTFTTVEIQPHLVVRGKENVDDYLKLLEETQHKCLVTNSMNCKFTLNPKIKVA; from the coding sequence ATGAGTATTTACAGTACCAACACCCACGGTGAGAGAAATGATGGAAGAATGAAGATTTCTTCTAAAGGTAAACAGAATTTGGAAGCGACAGCTCCTCCTGAATTTAAAGGACCAGAAGGAGAGTGGTCTCCTGAAGATTTATTTTCAGCAAGTATTTCAAGTTGCTACCTCTTAAGCTTTAAGGCCCTGGCCCAGGCGCGAAAAATGGATTGGGATACCCTCGATGTAAAAGCAGATGCCAAGCTCGAAAGAAAAGATGGGAAGCTTACATTCACAACAGTTGAAATTCAACCACACCTTGTTGTTCGCGGTAAGGAAAATGTAGATGATTACTTAAAGTTATTGGAAGAAACTCAGCACAAATGCTTGGTAACTAATTCAATGAATTGTAAATTTACTTTAAATCCAAAAATCAAAGTAGCTTAA
- the hemN gene encoding oxygen-independent coproporphyrinogen III oxidase, which yields MIKDSLVQKYNVPVPRYTSFPAVPYWTGAPSQEMWFEHLKEGYDKSQGVELYIHVPFCEKLCYYCGCHRVISKNKNRGIEYVDFLLREWELYLEQMGDINISSIHLGGGTPNFLNEEAFSTLLDKLKESIDAKEFKGSIEIDPRTCSKSQLDLYKKLGFSRLSMGIQDFDPVVQEAIGRIQPFEKVKELVDYCREIGIDDINFDLIYGLPYQTLDTVEATIEKVISLKPLQIAFYSYAHLPSKIKNQKLIPEEALPEGALKRALYEHGKGLLENHSYKEIGLDHFAKSNSQLYQAKQKGKLRRNFMGHTHKSSPIIIGLGCSSISSSAKSFVQNEKNVKTYFESISKRRLAISTGHIHTQEDIVVEEILQNFFATNSVSKKDWQSLKNASHINSKICELEEDGLITNSDKIIVTDDGRPFMRNIASIFDHHLMRSKQNSGSRAL from the coding sequence ATGATTAAAGACAGTCTTGTTCAAAAATATAATGTACCAGTTCCACGCTATACAAGCTTTCCAGCCGTGCCCTATTGGACGGGAGCACCATCTCAGGAGATGTGGTTTGAACACCTCAAAGAAGGTTACGATAAGTCTCAAGGAGTAGAACTCTATATCCATGTCCCATTTTGTGAAAAACTTTGTTACTACTGCGGTTGCCATCGAGTTATTTCTAAGAATAAAAATCGCGGTATTGAATATGTTGATTTTCTCTTAAGAGAATGGGAACTCTATCTCGAACAAATGGGTGATATTAATATCTCTTCAATTCATCTTGGTGGCGGAACACCTAATTTCTTAAATGAAGAAGCATTTTCTACTTTATTAGATAAATTAAAGGAGTCGATTGATGCTAAAGAGTTTAAAGGCTCAATTGAGATAGACCCACGTACTTGTTCAAAATCGCAACTAGACCTTTATAAGAAGCTTGGATTTAGTCGATTATCAATGGGAATACAAGATTTTGATCCAGTTGTTCAAGAGGCAATTGGGCGTATCCAACCTTTTGAAAAAGTAAAAGAGCTTGTGGACTATTGTCGTGAAATTGGAATTGATGACATAAACTTTGATTTAATCTACGGCCTTCCTTATCAGACACTCGATACAGTTGAAGCAACAATCGAGAAGGTCATTTCACTTAAGCCGTTACAAATTGCATTCTATAGCTATGCCCACCTTCCATCTAAGATTAAAAATCAAAAGTTAATCCCAGAGGAGGCTCTTCCAGAAGGAGCACTTAAGCGAGCTCTTTATGAACATGGCAAAGGTCTACTTGAAAATCATTCTTACAAAGAGATTGGGCTAGATCACTTTGCAAAATCAAATTCACAGCTTTATCAAGCAAAGCAGAAAGGAAAACTAAGAAGAAACTTTATGGGTCATACTCATAAAAGTTCACCAATAATTATTGGCCTTGGTTGCTCTTCAATATCTTCTTCAGCAAAAAGCTTTGTACAAAATGAGAAGAACGTAAAAACTTATTTCGAATCAATAAGTAAGAGAAGGCTTGCCATTTCCACAGGACATATCCACACGCAAGAAGATATCGTTGTAGAAGAGATCTTACAAAATTTCTTTGCGACAAATAGCGTTTCAAAGAAAGACTGGCAAAGCCTCAAGAATGCTTCACACATTAATAGTAAAATTTGCGAACTAGAAGAAGATGGCCTGATTACAAATAGTGATAAAATAATTGTCACTGATGATGGCAGACCATTTATGAGAAATATTGCGAGTATCTTTGATCATCATTTGATGAGATCAAAACAAAATAGTGGTTCACGTGCACTATAG
- a CDS encoding ZIP family metal transporter — protein MALLSGLVEPVAAGVGFLATSISTQSLPIALGFAAGTMLFVICQEMLPELFRQGHERNATLGVIIGVMTMLTIDFYL, from the coding sequence GTGGCCTTACTTTCTGGCCTTGTAGAACCAGTTGCTGCAGGTGTTGGTTTTTTAGCAACTAGTATATCAACTCAAAGTCTTCCGATTGCACTAGGTTTTGCTGCAGGGACAATGTTGTTTGTAATTTGCCAAGAGATGCTACCCGAGCTTTTTAGGCAAGGGCATGAGAGAAATGCAACTCTTGGCGTAATTATTGGTGTGATGACAATGCTTACGATAGATTTCTATCTATAG
- a CDS encoding ZIP family metal transporter, with amino-acid sequence MSANYMAISGVLVAGLATGIGALPIYLKKHYSKEILDIAMGFSAGVMLVASFVSLITPGLEEAKKLYSASMAMPIFLLSLFLGYVFIIFVHDLIPHKHINKKSDMELGGLTFWPCRTSCCRCWFFSN; translated from the coding sequence ATGAGTGCAAATTATATGGCCATCTCTGGAGTATTAGTTGCGGGCCTTGCAACAGGAATAGGTGCATTACCTATCTATTTGAAGAAGCATTATTCAAAAGAAATACTTGATATCGCAATGGGCTTTAGTGCAGGAGTCATGCTAGTTGCATCATTTGTTTCACTGATAACCCCTGGTTTGGAAGAGGCAAAGAAACTCTATTCTGCTTCAATGGCAATGCCTATTTTTCTATTAAGCCTATTCTTAGGCTATGTCTTCATCATTTTTGTTCATGATCTAATACCCCATAAACATATTAATAAGAAAAGCGATATGGAGCTTGGTGGCCTTACTTTCTGGCCTTGTAGAACCAGTTGCTGCAGGTGTTGGTTTTTTAGCAACTAG
- a CDS encoding alpha/beta hydrolase fold domain-containing protein codes for MGNKALKKDHYPIDTEFRYQEDESFGSFVSKGSLRILQLRKIFSKIIEKKKEDPIPNEASIPRAFYHEFDIHCMQIQNRNLFQFRPIKKECLKTVFYIHGGAFIYNMNVGQFHLLTQLMRNIDIEIIVPDYPLVPHGSVLDALSMIRESFEKTAQRVGAENIIVMGDAAGGCLALALCEQMRNEGNPLPSSIILLSPWLDISMSNPEIEDINEHEMVLDRKGIRELGHIFAEDLAEDDYRISPLRGELDDLPEINIFTGTHDILYPDAKELKNRLKEENRPYRYFEYPKMMHGFIEMPHLRESRFAINQIISLLKSEFDR; via the coding sequence ATGGGAAATAAGGCATTAAAAAAAGATCACTATCCAATCGATACAGAGTTTCGTTACCAAGAGGATGAAAGTTTTGGTTCCTTTGTTTCAAAAGGTAGTCTTCGAATTCTACAGTTAAGAAAAATTTTTTCTAAAATTATTGAAAAGAAAAAAGAAGACCCAATACCAAATGAAGCAAGCATACCTCGTGCTTTTTATCACGAGTTTGATATTCATTGTATGCAAATTCAAAATAGAAATCTCTTTCAATTTCGTCCAATAAAAAAAGAATGCCTAAAAACAGTTTTCTATATTCACGGTGGAGCATTTATCTACAATATGAATGTCGGCCAATTTCATTTGTTAACTCAATTGATGAGAAATATTGATATCGAAATCATCGTGCCTGATTACCCGCTCGTTCCTCATGGCAGTGTTTTAGACGCTCTGTCGATGATTAGGGAGTCTTTTGAGAAAACAGCACAAAGAGTAGGGGCCGAAAATATTATTGTCATGGGAGATGCGGCAGGAGGCTGTCTTGCACTTGCACTTTGTGAGCAAATGAGAAATGAAGGTAATCCTCTTCCATCTTCGATCATATTACTTTCTCCTTGGCTTGATATTAGTATGAGTAATCCTGAAATTGAGGATATTAATGAGCATGAAATGGTATTGGATCGAAAGGGGATAAGAGAATTAGGTCATATCTTCGCTGAAGATCTTGCAGAGGATGATTATCGTATTAGTCCACTTCGAGGGGAGTTAGATGATCTGCCTGAGATAAATATTTTTACAGGTACTCACGATATTCTTTACCCAGATGCCAAGGAATTAAAGAATCGTCTAAAAGAAGAAAATAGGCCATACCGCTATTTCGAATACCCTAAGATGATGCACGGATTTATTGAAATGCCTCATCTTAGGGAGTCCAGATTCGCTATTAATCAGATTATATCTTTATTAAAAAGTGAGTTTGATCGTTAG
- the ahpF gene encoding alkyl hydroperoxide reductase subunit F: MLDSGIIEQLKSVYAQLESEIGLVYNESAHAKQQELVEMLESIATTSPKVVAKSSGQNYDYPHFEIHVNGKANGIKFSGIPGGHEFTSLILAILNSDLKGKLPDEMIINRIKALKGEISLKTYISLSCENCPDIVQALNLMAIFKEDFSHEMVDGEFEQDEIARLKIQGVPSVIDGDDLVHSGKSSLVDLLEKLEARFGKEEASISSEAKDLGLYDVIVIGGGPAGVSSAIYSSRKGLKTAVITDRIGGQMQDTKGIENFISIPYTEGPHLSAALNEHMSQYDIKTLEHRRVDNIENGDVKTLFLNSGETVQTKALIIATGAKWRELGVDGEKEYIGRGVAYCPHCDGPYYKGKDISVIGGGNSGVEAAIDLAGIVKSVTLFEFAPELKADSVLIKKLESLSNVTIVKNARTERVVGDGEKVIGLEYEDRATGEMKKVDLDGVFVQIGLVPNSSFLGDLVEKNKFGEIVVTDKCRTSQKGIYAAGDVTIVPYKQIIIAMGEGAKAGLSAFEDLMLV; this comes from the coding sequence ATGTTAGATAGTGGAATCATTGAACAATTAAAGTCAGTCTATGCTCAGCTAGAGAGTGAGATTGGTCTTGTCTACAATGAGTCAGCACATGCTAAACAACAAGAGCTTGTTGAGATGCTAGAGAGTATTGCGACTACTTCTCCAAAGGTTGTGGCAAAGTCTAGTGGACAAAATTACGACTATCCACATTTTGAAATTCATGTGAACGGCAAGGCAAATGGAATTAAGTTTTCAGGAATTCCAGGTGGGCATGAGTTTACTTCACTTATCCTTGCTATCTTAAATAGTGATCTTAAAGGAAAGCTTCCTGATGAGATGATTATTAATCGAATTAAAGCACTTAAAGGTGAGATAAGCCTTAAAACATATATTTCACTATCTTGTGAAAATTGTCCTGATATCGTTCAGGCGCTAAATCTAATGGCCATCTTTAAAGAGGACTTCTCTCACGAAATGGTTGATGGAGAGTTTGAGCAAGATGAGATTGCAAGACTTAAGATACAAGGTGTTCCAAGTGTTATTGATGGCGATGATCTCGTACACTCTGGAAAGTCATCACTTGTTGATTTACTTGAAAAGCTAGAAGCACGCTTTGGTAAAGAAGAAGCATCTATTTCAAGTGAAGCGAAAGATCTTGGCCTATACGATGTTATCGTTATTGGAGGAGGCCCTGCTGGAGTTTCATCTGCAATCTACTCATCTCGTAAAGGGCTTAAAACGGCCGTTATTACTGATCGCATTGGTGGTCAGATGCAAGATACTAAAGGTATCGAAAACTTTATTTCAATTCCATATACAGAAGGTCCGCACTTATCTGCGGCCCTTAATGAACATATGTCACAGTATGATATTAAAACACTTGAGCATCGCCGCGTTGATAATATTGAAAATGGTGATGTGAAAACATTATTTCTAAATAGTGGAGAAACTGTTCAAACTAAAGCACTTATTATTGCAACAGGTGCTAAATGGCGTGAGCTTGGTGTTGACGGTGAAAAAGAATATATCGGTCGCGGTGTTGCTTATTGCCCACACTGTGATGGGCCTTACTACAAAGGCAAAGACATTAGCGTTATCGGTGGTGGTAACTCAGGGGTTGAAGCTGCCATTGATCTTGCTGGTATTGTAAAGTCTGTTACTCTTTTTGAATTTGCACCTGAGCTTAAAGCTGACTCTGTTCTTATAAAGAAATTAGAATCTCTATCAAATGTTACGATTGTTAAAAATGCTCGTACAGAAAGAGTTGTAGGGGACGGGGAAAAAGTAATTGGTCTAGAGTATGAAGATCGTGCAACAGGTGAGATGAAAAAAGTTGACCTTGATGGTGTCTTTGTTCAGATCGGACTTGTGCCAAATAGTAGCTTCCTTGGGGATCTTGTTGAAAAGAATAAGTTTGGGGAAATTGTTGTAACTGATAAGTGTCGTACAAGTCAGAAAGGTATTTATGCGGCCGGAGATGTAACAATCGTACCTTATAAACAAATTATTATCGCAATGGGAGAAGGGGCCAAAGCAGGTCTTTCTGCCTTTGAAGATTTAATGCTTGTGTAA